Proteins from a genomic interval of Leifsonia shinshuensis:
- a CDS encoding acyl-CoA dehydrogenase family protein — protein sequence MSADSELLSDERLERFRSRAAEYDAENRFFTEDFAELADAGYLKAMVPTEFGGLGLTLEQTARLQVRLAGAAPATALAVNMHLVWTGVAKTLRDRGDDSLEFLLREAGAGEVFAFGLSEAGNDLVLFGSTTEARPEPDGSYRYFGTKIFTSLSPAWTRLGTMGLDTTSADAPKIVYGFVERTGGGFEIREDWDTIGMRATQSSTTVLDGALARADRVVRRLDPGPNPDPLVFAIFANFELLLAAVYTGIGARALELAVASAHRRKSLKNDGRSYANDPDIRWRVASAAIDQDALLPQLDAITRDVDTLADHGAQWFPKLVGMKVRATETARRVVDQAIRVSGGSTFFTGNELGRLYRDVLAGIFHPSDAESAHSTVANAWLGPIEE from the coding sequence GTGAGTGCGGACAGCGAGCTGTTGAGCGACGAGCGACTGGAGCGGTTCCGCTCCCGAGCCGCCGAATACGACGCGGAGAACCGGTTCTTCACCGAGGACTTCGCCGAGCTGGCGGACGCCGGCTACCTGAAGGCCATGGTCCCGACCGAGTTCGGCGGACTGGGGCTGACGCTGGAGCAGACCGCGCGCCTGCAGGTGCGGCTCGCCGGCGCGGCTCCCGCCACCGCGCTCGCGGTCAACATGCACCTGGTCTGGACCGGCGTCGCCAAGACCCTGCGCGACCGCGGCGACGACTCCCTCGAGTTCCTGCTGCGGGAAGCGGGGGCGGGCGAGGTCTTCGCGTTCGGGCTGAGCGAGGCCGGCAACGACCTGGTGCTGTTCGGCTCCACCACCGAGGCCCGGCCGGAGCCGGACGGCTCGTACCGCTACTTCGGCACCAAGATCTTCACCTCGCTCTCCCCCGCGTGGACCCGACTCGGGACGATGGGCCTCGACACGACCAGCGCCGACGCCCCCAAGATCGTCTACGGCTTCGTGGAGCGCACGGGCGGCGGCTTCGAGATCCGCGAGGACTGGGACACCATCGGGATGCGCGCGACGCAGAGCAGCACCACCGTCCTCGACGGCGCCCTGGCGCGGGCGGACCGCGTCGTGCGCCGGCTCGACCCCGGCCCCAACCCGGACCCGCTCGTCTTCGCGATCTTCGCCAACTTCGAGCTGCTGCTCGCCGCCGTCTACACCGGCATCGGCGCCCGCGCGCTCGAGCTCGCCGTCGCCTCCGCGCACCGCAGGAAGAGCCTCAAGAACGACGGCCGCAGCTACGCGAACGACCCGGACATCCGCTGGCGCGTCGCCTCGGCCGCGATCGACCAGGACGCGCTCCTCCCCCAGCTGGACGCGATCACCCGCGATGTCGACACCCTCGCCGACCACGGCGCGCAGTGGTTCCCGAAGCTCGTGGGGATGAAGGTCCGCGCCACCGAGACCGCGCGCCGGGTCGTCGACCAGGCCATCCGGGTCTCCGGCGGCTCGACCTTCTTCACCGGGAACGAGCTCGGGCGGCTCTACCGCGACGTCCTCGCCGGCATCTTCCACCCGTCCGACGCCGAGTCCGCGCACAGCACGGTCGCGAACGCCTGGCTCGGCCCGATCGAGGAGTGA
- a CDS encoding SDR family NAD(P)-dependent oxidoreductase, with amino-acid sequence MAQYDVAGRSAIVTGGGSGIGRAVALTLAASGAAVLVTDLNEEHAKAVVAEIEAAGGTAAALAGDVTDPAFATASVEAANALAPLKIAVNNAGIGGEAAPVADYSLESWRKVIEVNLNAVLYSMQPQLTAMAENGGGAIVNMASILGSVGFANSSAYVTAKHGLLGLTQNAALEYADKKVRVVAVGPGFIKTPLVEANMTPEALKFLEGKHALGRLGEPEEVAALVAFLASDAASFITGSYHLVDGGYTAS; translated from the coding sequence ATGGCTCAGTACGATGTCGCCGGCCGCTCTGCGATCGTCACCGGCGGTGGCTCGGGCATCGGGCGCGCGGTGGCGCTGACCCTCGCGGCCAGCGGGGCCGCCGTCCTGGTCACCGACCTCAACGAGGAGCACGCCAAGGCCGTCGTCGCCGAGATCGAGGCGGCGGGCGGAACCGCGGCGGCCCTCGCCGGAGACGTGACCGACCCCGCGTTCGCCACGGCGAGCGTCGAGGCCGCCAACGCCCTCGCGCCCCTCAAGATCGCGGTCAACAACGCCGGCATCGGCGGCGAGGCCGCTCCGGTCGCCGACTACTCGCTGGAGAGCTGGCGCAAGGTCATCGAGGTCAACCTCAACGCGGTGCTGTACTCGATGCAGCCGCAGCTGACCGCGATGGCGGAGAACGGCGGCGGCGCGATCGTCAACATGGCGTCCATCCTCGGCAGCGTCGGCTTCGCGAACTCGTCGGCCTACGTCACCGCCAAGCACGGCCTGCTCGGACTCACCCAGAACGCGGCCCTCGAGTACGCCGACAAGAAAGTCCGCGTCGTCGCGGTCGGCCCCGGCTTCATCAAGACGCCCCTGGTCGAGGCCAACATGACGCCCGAGGCCCTGAAGTTCCTGGAGGGCAAGCACGCCCTCGGCCGGCTGGGCGAGCCGGAGGAGGTCGCGGCCCTCGTCGCCTTCCTCGCCTCCGACGCCGCGTCGTTCATCACCGGCAGCTACCACCTCGTGGACGGCGGCTACACCGCGTCCTGA
- a CDS encoding TetR/AcrR family transcriptional regulator, which produces MNTGRPNGPQAGAPAANSSANTSANAGAPERARLDARQTKTLARLSAAVLSLAAEQSIADVTVSRLAATAGVHRSTVYEYAASPAALLQRVLRAQLDDLRAAYLVDVAPDDAAAAISGVTRAVLQHVDEHDAVYRRGLGPEGAEAGLHAMLSEHFQGSIELLLDQHSVSVPAADELERRTIERYLADGIIGAIEVWLTRPRPRDVDALLGLLERLTPPWWPDR; this is translated from the coding sequence GTGAACACAGGGAGGCCGAACGGCCCGCAGGCCGGTGCGCCCGCAGCGAACAGCTCGGCGAACACGTCGGCGAATGCGGGGGCGCCCGAAAGGGCGCGCCTCGACGCCCGGCAGACGAAGACGCTGGCCCGGCTGAGCGCCGCGGTGCTCTCCCTCGCGGCCGAGCAGTCGATCGCCGATGTGACGGTCTCCCGGCTGGCGGCCACCGCAGGTGTGCACCGGTCGACCGTGTACGAGTACGCCGCGTCGCCTGCGGCCCTGCTGCAGCGCGTGCTCCGCGCCCAACTCGACGACCTGCGCGCCGCCTACCTCGTGGACGTCGCGCCGGACGACGCCGCCGCCGCGATCAGCGGTGTCACCCGCGCAGTCCTTCAGCACGTGGACGAGCACGACGCGGTCTACCGCCGCGGCCTCGGCCCGGAGGGGGCGGAGGCGGGCCTGCACGCGATGCTCAGCGAGCACTTCCAGGGCTCCATCGAGCTGCTGCTCGACCAGCACAGCGTCAGCGTCCCCGCGGCCGACGAGCTGGAGCGGCGCACGATCGAGCGCTACCTCGCCGACGGCATCATCGGCGCGATCGAGGTCTGGCTCACCCGGCCTCGGCCGCGGGATGTGGACGCGCTGCTCGGCCTGCTCGAACGGCTCACGCCGCCCTGGTGGCCGGACCGATGA
- a CDS encoding alpha/beta hydrolase — MAGPMSGFLDRVRRALGLRRVPLLHIASDVGEGPVVVLVHGIASSSVTFQNLVPLLEPRHRAISIDILGFGRSPAPEDAQYTIEEHVAALDRTLRSLKLREPFVLVGHSLGSLIVARYAAERPGALSRLVLVGPPVYGTPAEIGDRRVRTRVSAYLRAYEFLRNNKEFTLRNANILGKLLPIKNVFEITEKSWRPFVLSLENCIERQTVIGDLARVHDVDGKSCPVEVVYGTMDAFIAPGSLAVIEAMRHVTMHRVEANDHLIRKRLARVVAAACDAGQSARDIEATTAR, encoded by the coding sequence GTGGCCGGACCGATGAGCGGCTTCCTCGACCGGGTGCGCCGTGCGCTCGGGCTGCGGCGCGTCCCGCTGCTGCACATCGCCTCCGATGTGGGGGAGGGCCCGGTCGTCGTGCTCGTGCACGGCATCGCGTCGTCGTCGGTGACGTTCCAGAACCTCGTGCCGCTGCTGGAGCCGCGGCACCGCGCCATCTCCATCGACATCCTCGGCTTCGGCCGGTCGCCCGCCCCGGAGGACGCCCAGTACACGATCGAGGAGCACGTGGCCGCACTCGACCGCACGCTGCGCTCGCTGAAGCTGCGCGAGCCGTTCGTCCTCGTCGGCCACTCGCTCGGCAGCCTCATCGTCGCGCGGTACGCCGCCGAGCGCCCTGGCGCCCTGAGCCGGCTCGTCCTGGTCGGGCCGCCGGTCTACGGCACTCCCGCCGAGATCGGCGACCGCCGGGTGCGCACCCGGGTCAGTGCCTACCTGCGCGCGTACGAGTTCCTCCGCAACAACAAGGAGTTCACCCTCCGCAACGCGAACATCCTCGGCAAGCTGCTGCCCATCAAGAACGTCTTCGAGATCACCGAGAAGAGCTGGCGCCCGTTCGTGCTGTCGCTGGAGAACTGCATCGAGCGGCAGACCGTGATCGGCGACCTGGCCCGGGTCCACGATGTTGATGGCAAGAGCTGTCCGGTGGAGGTCGTCTACGGCACGATGGACGCCTTCATCGCGCCGGGCAGCCTCGCCGTGATCGAGGCCATGCGGCACGTCACGATGCACCGGGTCGAGGCCAACGACCACCTCATCCGCAAGCGGCTCGCGCGCGTCGTCGCGGCGGCCTGCGATGCGGGTCAGTCGGCCAGGGACATCGAGGCGACGACCGCGAGGTAA
- a CDS encoding TetR/AcrR family transcriptional regulator — MPKVTEEYRTARRHEIAQAALRCFARNGFAATSMADIIAESGLSAGAIYGHFTSKDELMELTASEILDARFLEVEEARARQPLPTPGEIVRMLVTGLTTHLVDLQLLVQVWGQVPINPRLKQMSSEIGGRIRAMFAGYLTDWHAQTLPVEEARALAARQAPVYMGLVQGYVTQTVLFDGFDGETYLAVVASMSLAD; from the coding sequence ATGCCCAAGGTCACCGAGGAGTACCGCACGGCGCGACGCCACGAGATCGCCCAGGCCGCCCTCCGCTGCTTCGCGCGCAACGGCTTCGCAGCCACCTCGATGGCCGACATCATCGCCGAGTCCGGACTCTCCGCCGGCGCGATCTACGGGCACTTCACCAGCAAGGACGAGCTGATGGAGCTGACCGCGTCGGAGATCCTCGACGCCCGGTTCCTGGAGGTCGAGGAGGCACGAGCCCGGCAGCCCCTCCCCACGCCCGGCGAGATCGTCCGCATGCTCGTCACCGGCCTGACGACGCACCTCGTGGACCTCCAGCTCCTGGTGCAGGTCTGGGGGCAGGTGCCGATCAATCCGCGGCTGAAGCAGATGTCCTCCGAGATCGGCGGGCGCATCCGCGCCATGTTCGCGGGCTACCTGACCGACTGGCACGCCCAGACGCTGCCCGTCGAGGAGGCGCGCGCCCTGGCCGCGCGGCAGGCGCCGGTGTACATGGGGCTCGTGCAGGGTTACGTCACGCAGACGGTGCTGTTCGACGGCTTCGACGGGGAGACTTACCTCGCGGTCGTCGCCTCGATGTCCCTGGCCGACTGA
- a CDS encoding ABC transporter permease, which produces MSTSTDRGVDRPGGEGRAAHGEHVASSPEQAAGPVVHTPWARALALAVGAAAIVVVILLAFLWPTVTSTVKDLPIGIAGPSAQVSAVEKQLDKAASGAFAVTTLSDRQAAVDAIQKRDVYGAIVLGDSPEVLTASANGAAVTQILNQVAGNLQTAANAQAQAAVQQAIAAGHAPAGTKAPTITVKVTDVVPLASTDSRGLGLAASSFPLVLGGMLGGVLISLLVAGSWRRLGAVALYGVAGGLAVTGILQGWFGILQGDYWVNALAVGLAMFAIAAFVVGMNALFGRVGIAIGAVLTVLVGNPLSAAAQPLQFLVGPWGAVGQWFVPGASVTLLRDLSYFPSADALFPWLVLLGWAVVGVIGMLAGHFRDQEVTEAAA; this is translated from the coding sequence ATGAGCACCAGCACCGATCGGGGCGTCGATCGTCCCGGCGGGGAAGGGCGCGCTGCGCACGGCGAGCACGTCGCTTCGTCTCCCGAGCAAGCAGCGGGTCCCGTCGTCCACACGCCCTGGGCGCGAGCGCTCGCGCTCGCCGTCGGAGCGGCGGCCATCGTCGTCGTCATCCTGCTCGCCTTCCTCTGGCCGACCGTGACCTCGACGGTCAAGGACCTCCCCATCGGGATCGCCGGCCCGTCCGCGCAGGTGAGCGCGGTGGAGAAGCAGCTCGACAAGGCGGCGAGCGGCGCGTTCGCGGTCACGACCCTGAGCGACCGGCAGGCGGCCGTCGACGCGATCCAGAAGCGCGACGTCTACGGCGCGATCGTCCTCGGCGACAGCCCGGAGGTGCTGACCGCCTCCGCCAACGGCGCGGCGGTGACGCAGATCCTGAACCAGGTGGCGGGCAACCTCCAGACCGCGGCCAACGCGCAGGCGCAGGCGGCCGTGCAGCAGGCCATCGCCGCCGGCCACGCGCCCGCCGGGACGAAGGCGCCCACCATCACCGTGAAGGTGACCGACGTCGTCCCGCTCGCCTCCACCGACTCCCGCGGGCTCGGCCTGGCCGCGTCGTCCTTCCCGCTCGTGCTGGGCGGGATGCTCGGCGGCGTGCTCATCTCCCTGCTGGTCGCCGGGAGTTGGCGCCGCCTCGGCGCGGTGGCGCTCTACGGGGTGGCGGGCGGTCTGGCGGTCACCGGCATCCTGCAGGGCTGGTTCGGAATCCTGCAGGGCGACTACTGGGTGAACGCGCTCGCCGTGGGGCTGGCGATGTTCGCGATCGCGGCCTTCGTGGTCGGGATGAACGCGCTGTTCGGGCGGGTCGGCATCGCGATCGGCGCCGTGCTCACGGTGCTGGTCGGCAATCCGCTGTCGGCCGCCGCCCAGCCGCTGCAGTTCCTGGTCGGGCCGTGGGGCGCGGTCGGGCAGTGGTTCGTGCCGGGCGCCTCCGTAACCCTGCTGCGCGACCTGTCGTACTTCCCGTCGGCCGACGCGCTGTTCCCGTGGCTGGTGCTGCTCGGCTGGGCCGTGGTCGGCGTGATCGGGATGCTCGCCGGGCACTTCCGCGACCAGGAGGTCACCGAAGCGGCGGCCTAG
- a CDS encoding aldo/keto reductase codes for MQNRTLGRTGRDVSVIGLGTWQLGADWGDVTEADALAVLDAATEAGVTFFDTADVYGDGRSEQLIGRYRAAHPDLPLTVATKMGRREAQDPANFTLGKFREWTDRSRRNLGMDTLDLVQLHCPPTPVFSNAAVYDALDTLVEEGAIANYGVSVETCAEALEAIARPGTASVQIILNAFRLKPLDEVLPAAREAGVGIIARVPLASGLLSGRYSETTEFAADDHRSYNRHGEAFDVGETFSGVDDAEGVRAAREFAALAPEGATPAQAALAWIVAQGGVSTVIPGARSPEQARANAAAAVVALPAGFADAVRGLYDRTFRATTHPRW; via the coding sequence ATGCAGAATCGCACTCTCGGACGGACCGGACGCGACGTGTCGGTCATCGGTCTCGGCACGTGGCAGCTCGGCGCCGACTGGGGCGACGTCACCGAGGCCGACGCGCTCGCCGTCCTCGACGCGGCGACCGAGGCCGGGGTCACCTTCTTCGACACCGCCGACGTCTATGGCGACGGCCGCAGCGAGCAGCTCATCGGCCGCTACCGTGCCGCCCACCCGGATCTCCCGTTGACCGTCGCCACCAAGATGGGCCGCCGGGAGGCGCAGGACCCGGCGAACTTCACGCTCGGGAAATTCCGCGAGTGGACGGACCGCTCCCGCCGCAACCTCGGCATGGACACCCTCGACCTCGTCCAGCTGCACTGCCCTCCCACCCCGGTGTTCTCGAACGCCGCGGTCTACGACGCGCTCGACACCCTGGTGGAGGAGGGTGCGATCGCGAACTACGGCGTCAGCGTCGAGACCTGCGCAGAGGCTCTGGAGGCCATCGCGCGGCCGGGGACGGCGAGCGTCCAGATCATCCTCAACGCGTTCCGGCTGAAGCCGCTCGACGAGGTGCTGCCGGCGGCGCGGGAGGCCGGGGTCGGCATCATCGCTCGGGTGCCGCTCGCCTCCGGGCTGCTGAGCGGCCGCTACTCGGAGACGACGGAGTTCGCCGCGGACGACCACCGCAGCTACAACCGGCACGGCGAGGCGTTCGACGTGGGGGAGACCTTCTCCGGCGTCGACGACGCGGAGGGCGTCCGCGCGGCCCGCGAGTTCGCGGCGCTCGCGCCCGAGGGTGCGACGCCCGCGCAGGCGGCCCTTGCGTGGATCGTGGCGCAGGGCGGCGTGAGCACCGTCATCCCCGGCGCCCGCTCGCCGGAGCAGGCGCGCGCGAACGCGGCAGCAGCCGTCGTCGCGCTCCCGGCCGGCTTCGCCGACGCCGTCCGCGGCCTGTACGACCGCACCTTCCGCGCCACCACCCACCCCCGCTGGTGA
- a CDS encoding MFS transporter yields the protein MSSYSSLLKTPGVARIIAAQLTARFPFGMLSLAFLLHIERIHHSYGAAGLVLGAMSIGQAIAGPMTSRLMGVLGMRTVLWTTLALCSAAVAAIGVFVMPIPLTMAVAFFAGLSMPPIQPAVRTIYPKMVNSRQLTPLFSLDASAQEIIWIAGPVAITFVSTQIGTVEGILMSVAIMLLGGAWFISSPEVGRVRIPRSKRRFGMVLARPPVLLATVVGFLLIGSCAAVEAGVVANFGEGSPFAGIVLAIWSLGSLVGGLAFGHIPIGPWATARRMLIVFVGVVISTFMLWSWWGLSLTLIVAGLGIAPALAVLFAIVSASVKFSDTAEAYGWVGTGQLIGAALGSALAGFLIDAHGPVGAFWAAGAFAFVGFLVPALAWRVHPDLRGRDASPIPDTEPVPVQPS from the coding sequence GTGAGCAGCTACTCGAGCCTTCTGAAGACGCCCGGCGTCGCGCGCATCATCGCCGCGCAACTGACCGCGCGGTTCCCGTTCGGGATGCTCTCGCTGGCGTTCCTGCTGCACATCGAGCGCATCCACCACTCCTACGGCGCGGCCGGCCTCGTGCTCGGCGCGATGAGCATCGGCCAGGCGATCGCCGGCCCGATGACGAGCCGCCTGATGGGCGTGCTCGGCATGCGCACGGTGCTGTGGACGACGCTGGCGCTGTGCTCCGCCGCCGTGGCCGCGATCGGCGTGTTCGTCATGCCGATCCCCCTCACCATGGCGGTCGCGTTCTTCGCGGGCCTCAGCATGCCGCCCATCCAGCCGGCCGTGCGGACGATCTACCCCAAGATGGTGAACTCGCGCCAGCTCACCCCGCTGTTCTCCCTCGACGCCTCCGCGCAGGAGATCATCTGGATCGCCGGACCCGTCGCGATCACCTTCGTCTCCACCCAGATCGGCACGGTCGAGGGCATCCTGATGTCGGTGGCGATCATGCTGCTCGGCGGCGCCTGGTTCATCTCCTCCCCCGAGGTGGGTCGGGTGCGCATCCCGCGCAGCAAGCGGCGCTTCGGGATGGTGCTGGCGCGGCCCCCCGTGCTGCTGGCGACCGTGGTCGGCTTCCTGCTGATCGGCTCGTGCGCAGCGGTGGAGGCCGGGGTCGTGGCGAACTTCGGCGAGGGCTCGCCGTTCGCCGGCATCGTCCTGGCGATCTGGTCGCTCGGCTCCCTGGTCGGCGGTCTCGCGTTCGGGCACATCCCGATCGGGCCGTGGGCGACGGCGCGGCGCATGCTGATCGTGTTCGTCGGCGTCGTCATCTCCACGTTCATGCTGTGGTCGTGGTGGGGGCTGTCGCTGACGCTGATCGTCGCGGGGCTCGGCATCGCGCCGGCACTGGCGGTGCTGTTCGCGATCGTGTCGGCCAGCGTCAAGTTCTCCGACACGGCGGAGGCCTACGGCTGGGTCGGCACCGGGCAGCTCATCGGCGCGGCGCTGGGCTCCGCGCTCGCGGGCTTCCTGATCGATGCGCACGGGCCGGTCGGCGCGTTCTGGGCGGCGGGCGCGTTCGCGTTCGTCGGCTTCCTGGTGCCCGCACTGGCCTGGCGGGTGCACCCCGACCTGCGCGGGCGCGACGCCTCCCCCATCCCCGACACCGAGCCCGTCCCCGTCCAGCCCTCCTAG
- a CDS encoding ribonucleoside-diphosphate reductase subunit alpha → MAITVVKRNGEREPYDANKINLAIEHAAAGLDENITWVTQIASELELTLFDGITTQQLDEAVIQVALQNVKDDPAFDTVAARLLLKTIYKRVLGDYETLDELTELHTSHFRAYVERGVAETLLDSRFTTLFDLDSLAAHLDPSRDELLKYIGVVTLNNRYGIKARNGDSLEVPQYFWMRIAMGLSLNEADPTAHALAFYDKMSRLEYLAAGSTLVNAGTAYPQLSNCFVMEMQDDIEHIAKSVRDVMWLTKGTGGIGLSVTKLRAQGSPIRSNNTTSTGPIPFMHTIDSVLRAVSRGGKKFGALCFYMENWHLDFPEFLDLRQNSGDPYRRTRTANTAVWISDEFMKRVQNDEDWYLFDPLEVADLNELYGKEFSQRYAEYVALAEAGELRMFKKISARAQFKDILMSLQTTSHPWLTWKDTINNRALNNNTGTIHLSNLCTEITLPQDRDNVSVCNLASINLSRHLIDGKMDWERIEASARQAVRQLDNLIDITVSSVDEADFSNQQNRAIGLGVMGFTDIVERLGFSYESEEAYALIDEIMEHVSYAAIDESADLARERGAYPNFEGSRWSKGLVPYDSIALTEADRGVPITVDRTIRLDWDRLREKVKGGMRNATLMAIAPTASIGLVAGTTPGFDPQFSQIFSRSTSSGKFLEVNRNLVETLQERGIWQDVRESILRSQGDIQGIAAIPDEVKATFKTSFQLSPYAFIEVAARAQKWIDQAISRNMYLETRDLGDMMDIYYAAWEKGVKTTYYLHMKPRHQAEQSTVKVNKAEEISGGRTGFATVGAGAPAAAPAVTETAPAAAPARRGFGFGGLTSNAAGGDK, encoded by the coding sequence GTGGCTATCACTGTTGTGAAGCGGAACGGCGAGCGCGAGCCGTACGACGCCAACAAGATCAACCTGGCCATCGAGCACGCCGCGGCCGGTCTGGACGAGAACATCACTTGGGTCACCCAGATCGCGAGCGAGCTGGAGTTGACCCTGTTCGACGGGATCACGACGCAGCAGCTCGACGAGGCGGTCATCCAGGTCGCCCTGCAGAACGTCAAGGACGACCCGGCGTTCGACACCGTCGCCGCACGCCTCCTCCTCAAGACGATCTACAAGCGCGTCCTCGGCGACTACGAGACCCTCGACGAGCTCACCGAGCTGCACACCTCGCACTTCCGTGCCTACGTCGAGCGCGGCGTCGCCGAGACGCTGCTCGACTCGCGCTTTACCACCCTGTTCGACCTCGACAGCCTGGCCGCGCATCTCGACCCGTCGCGCGACGAGCTGCTCAAGTACATCGGCGTCGTCACCCTCAACAACCGCTACGGCATCAAGGCCCGCAACGGCGACTCCCTCGAGGTGCCGCAGTACTTCTGGATGCGCATCGCCATGGGCCTCTCCCTCAACGAGGCCGACCCGACCGCGCACGCCCTCGCGTTCTACGACAAGATGTCGCGCCTGGAGTACCTGGCGGCCGGCTCCACGCTCGTCAATGCCGGCACCGCCTACCCGCAGCTCTCCAACTGCTTCGTCATGGAGATGCAGGACGACATCGAGCACATCGCCAAGTCGGTCCGCGACGTCATGTGGCTCACCAAGGGCACCGGCGGCATCGGCCTCTCGGTCACCAAGCTGCGCGCCCAGGGCTCGCCGATCCGCTCCAACAACACCACCTCGACCGGCCCGATCCCGTTCATGCACACGATCGACTCGGTGCTGCGCGCGGTCAGCCGCGGCGGCAAGAAGTTCGGCGCGCTCTGCTTCTACATGGAGAACTGGCACCTCGACTTCCCGGAGTTCCTCGACCTCCGCCAGAACTCCGGCGACCCGTACCGCCGCACCCGCACCGCCAACACCGCGGTGTGGATCAGCGACGAGTTCATGAAGCGCGTCCAGAACGACGAGGACTGGTACCTCTTCGACCCGCTGGAGGTCGCCGACCTCAACGAGCTGTACGGCAAGGAGTTTTCGCAGCGCTACGCGGAGTACGTCGCGCTGGCCGAGGCCGGAGAGCTGCGGATGTTCAAGAAGATCAGCGCCCGCGCGCAGTTCAAGGACATCCTGATGAGCCTCCAGACCACCAGCCACCCGTGGCTGACCTGGAAGGACACGATCAACAACCGCGCCCTCAACAACAACACGGGCACGATCCACCTCTCCAACCTCTGCACCGAGATCACGCTGCCGCAGGACCGGGACAACGTGTCGGTCTGCAACCTGGCCTCCATCAACCTGTCGCGTCACCTGATCGACGGCAAGATGGACTGGGAGCGCATCGAGGCGAGCGCCCGCCAGGCCGTCCGTCAGCTCGACAACCTGATCGACATCACGGTGTCCAGCGTCGACGAGGCCGACTTCTCCAACCAGCAGAACCGCGCGATCGGCCTCGGCGTGATGGGCTTCACCGACATCGTCGAGCGCCTCGGCTTCAGCTACGAGAGCGAAGAGGCGTACGCCCTGATCGACGAGATCATGGAGCACGTCTCCTACGCGGCGATCGACGAGAGCGCCGACCTGGCCCGCGAGCGCGGCGCGTACCCGAACTTCGAGGGCTCGCGCTGGTCGAAGGGCCTGGTGCCCTACGACTCGATCGCCCTGACGGAGGCCGACCGCGGCGTCCCGATCACGGTCGACCGCACCATCCGCCTCGACTGGGACCGCCTGCGCGAGAAGGTCAAGGGCGGCATGCGCAACGCCACCCTGATGGCCATCGCTCCCACGGCCTCCATCGGCCTCGTCGCCGGGACCACCCCCGGCTTCGACCCGCAGTTCTCGCAGATCTTCAGCCGGTCGACCTCCTCGGGCAAGTTCCTCGAGGTCAACCGCAACCTGGTCGAGACGCTGCAGGAGCGCGGCATCTGGCAGGACGTCCGCGAGTCGATCCTGCGCTCGCAGGGCGACATCCAGGGCATCGCGGCGATCCCGGACGAGGTCAAGGCCACGTTCAAGACCAGCTTCCAGCTCTCGCCGTACGCCTTCATCGAGGTGGCGGCCCGCGCCCAGAAGTGGATCGACCAGGCGATCAGCCGCAACATGTACCTCGAGACGCGCGACCTCGGCGACATGATGGACATCTACTACGCCGCGTGGGAGAAGGGCGTCAAGACGACCTACTACCTGCACATGAAGCCGCGTCACCAGGCCGAGCAGTCGACCGTCAAGGTCAACAAGGCCGAGGAGATCTCCGGCGGCCGCACCGGCTTCGCCACGGTGGGCGCCGGCGCTCCGGCCGCGGCTCCCGCCGTCACCGAGACCGCTCCGGCCGCCGCCCCCGCCCGTCGCGGCTTCGGCTTCGGCGGCCTCACCTCCAACGCCGCTGGGGGTGACAAGTAA